A window of Acidobacteriota bacterium contains these coding sequences:
- a CDS encoding DUF2029 domain-containing protein: protein MPLRAIRAATFKADAGIPVEMLEWLAFAVVALAAALLALLRPDKAIDFHVYFENARHYYAGAPMYGPKSGMAWPGGIYRYPPIFLDLFRPLALLPLRVAVVLWAAGKVAAGGAAVIALRKRWNLRDAAGRSTGAGPRVAAPRDPLMLGRAGGPRPQSVLCLWPGLLLVAAYFIQELRYGNAQFYIVLMVMVAFLVEPPLWRGFWLGWAAALKVWPLFFLPCLLVRRRWKAAGWMAAWGTGWTLLPVLWRGWSAQMALLHQWLAQERGIAALSAAAGELWYPGQSLHDVLARYLRVIDYARLADASGYHQIAWLRLAPSTVEHLWMALAAVLTLAMFYWLAKMQGPADGVVALMFAMEVLLEPHVHRLVMVTLLWPALWLSAEWASGRLRGRAQIWLWAAVLASALEPLVPGAARQRVLQTYGSDFFLVIIPLVVLSAWWAWHERGSVSLKASTG from the coding sequence CAGCGGCTCTGCTGGCCCTTCTGCGGCCGGATAAGGCTATCGATTTTCACGTCTATTTTGAGAACGCGCGGCACTACTACGCTGGCGCACCGATGTACGGGCCGAAAAGCGGCATGGCTTGGCCGGGCGGTATTTATCGGTATCCGCCGATCTTTTTAGACCTGTTCCGGCCGCTGGCGCTGCTGCCGCTGCGGGTCGCGGTGGTGCTGTGGGCGGCGGGTAAAGTCGCGGCTGGCGGGGCGGCGGTGATTGCGTTGAGGAAACGTTGGAACCTGCGCGATGCCGCGGGACGATCGACTGGCGCGGGGCCCCGCGTGGCTGCGCCACGCGACCCGCTTATGCTCGGACGGGCTGGGGGCCCGAGACCCCAGTCCGTCCTCTGCTTGTGGCCGGGACTGTTGCTGGTGGCAGCGTATTTCATTCAGGAGCTGCGCTACGGCAACGCTCAGTTCTATATCGTGCTGATGGTCATGGTGGCCTTTCTTGTAGAGCCGCCGCTGTGGCGCGGTTTCTGGCTGGGGTGGGCGGCGGCGCTCAAAGTCTGGCCACTGTTCTTTCTGCCCTGTCTTCTGGTTCGCCGCAGGTGGAAAGCCGCCGGCTGGATGGCCGCTTGGGGAACCGGCTGGACGCTGCTGCCCGTCCTGTGGCGTGGCTGGAGCGCGCAGATGGCGCTACTGCATCAGTGGCTGGCGCAGGAGCGCGGCATCGCGGCGCTCAGCGCTGCAGCGGGCGAGCTATGGTATCCGGGCCAGTCGCTGCACGACGTGCTGGCGCGCTACCTGCGGGTCATCGACTATGCGCGGCTGGCCGATGCCTCCGGCTACCATCAGATCGCCTGGCTGCGGCTGGCGCCGTCGACGGTCGAACACTTATGGATGGCGCTGGCGGCGGTGCTCACGCTGGCCATGTTCTACTGGCTGGCGAAGATGCAAGGGCCCGCCGACGGTGTTGTGGCGCTGATGTTTGCGATGGAAGTGCTGCTCGAGCCGCACGTGCACCGGCTGGTGATGGTAACGCTGCTGTGGCCGGCGCTGTGGCTTTCCGCAGAGTGGGCCAGCGGGAGATTGCGCGGCCGGGCGCAGATTTGGCTTTGGGCTGCGGTTTTGGCCTCGGCGCTCGAGCCGCTTGTGCCCGGCGCAGCCCGCCAGCGCGTGCTGCAAACCTACGGCAGCGATTTCTTCCTGGTAATCATCCCGTTGGTGGTGCTGAGTGCGTGGTGGGCGTGGCACGAACGCGGTTCAGTTTCGCTTAAGGCTTCTACCGGATAG